From Spirosoma aerolatum, one genomic window encodes:
- a CDS encoding sugar kinase translates to MKIVTFGEVMLRLSPPGVERFAQTDSLEMHFGGTEANVAVSLAQLGLQSNHVTRFPDHALGRAAAGYLRKYDVNTQYIQYGDGRLGLYFLETGAGSRASQIIYDRADSAFARIKADDIDWEPILQGANWFHWTGITPALSQGAADCLLKGIQTANRLGVPVSADIVYRSNLWQYGRSPQEIMPALTEGCTLVLGSKGLFSELYGVVGSTFQEAGRAMFKRFPTVRYITDTKRNSLSASHNQFSGKLFDGQAVYKSRTYDIRPITDRIGTGDAYIAGLIYGLLTFNDLQRAVEFGAAASALKHTISGDVNLATVAEIETLASGDSSGKLKR, encoded by the coding sequence GCTCCGGCTGAGTCCGCCGGGGGTTGAGCGGTTTGCACAAACCGATTCCCTTGAGATGCATTTTGGCGGTACCGAAGCGAATGTAGCCGTATCCCTGGCGCAGTTGGGCTTGCAGTCAAACCATGTTACCCGATTCCCCGATCATGCGCTGGGTAGGGCCGCTGCCGGGTACCTGCGCAAATACGATGTCAACACCCAATACATCCAATATGGCGACGGTCGCTTAGGGCTTTATTTTCTGGAAACAGGAGCCGGGAGCCGGGCCAGTCAAATTATTTATGACCGGGCCGACTCGGCCTTTGCCCGAATAAAAGCGGACGACATCGACTGGGAACCGATTTTGCAGGGCGCCAACTGGTTTCACTGGACGGGGATTACACCAGCTCTATCACAAGGTGCTGCCGACTGCCTGCTTAAAGGAATCCAGACAGCAAATCGGCTGGGCGTACCCGTATCGGCCGATATTGTGTACCGGAGCAATCTATGGCAATACGGTCGCAGTCCTCAGGAGATTATGCCCGCCCTGACCGAAGGCTGCACATTGGTACTCGGCAGCAAAGGACTTTTCTCCGAGTTATATGGTGTAGTAGGCAGTACGTTTCAGGAAGCCGGACGTGCCATGTTCAAACGATTTCCTACTGTACGGTACATTACCGATACCAAGCGAAATTCGCTCAGTGCTTCGCACAATCAGTTTTCGGGAAAGCTTTTCGACGGACAAGCCGTCTATAAATCAAGGACCTACGACATTCGCCCCATTACCGACCGCATTGGTACAGGCGATGCCTACATAGCAGGCCTGATTTATGGTTTACTGACGTTCAATGATCTGCAACGGGCTGTTGAATTCGGGGCAGCAGCCTCTGCGTTGAAACACACCATTTCGGGCGATGTCAATCTGGCAACCGTAGCCGAAATAGAAACCCTGGCCAGTGGCGATAGCTCGGGCAAATTGAAACGCTAA